Proteins encoded within one genomic window of Prauserella marina:
- a CDS encoding SDR family NAD(P)-dependent oxidoreductase, with translation MRVTGAVGVVTGGASGIGEGVVRMLTENGGRAAVLDLPVSRGAELCAELGDSAEFFPLDITDPAQVAGTVDKVAQRFGRIDVLVNSAGISPAARVVARDGTLYPLERFRQGVEVNLLGAFDVLRNVTGVMARNEPGEDGERGLVVNIGSIAAFEGQVGQASYAASKGGIVAMTLPLARDLASHGVRVMCVCPGTIDTPMVRAASEEIRDYLRDANVFPKRLGRAGDIANVVRTCMETTYLNGDVIRVDAAVRMAPR, from the coding sequence ATGCGCGTGACCGGCGCGGTGGGGGTTGTCACCGGTGGTGCCTCCGGCATCGGTGAAGGTGTCGTGCGGATGCTCACCGAGAACGGTGGCCGCGCCGCGGTCCTCGACCTGCCGGTGTCGCGCGGTGCCGAACTGTGCGCGGAACTCGGTGACAGCGCGGAGTTCTTCCCGCTCGACATCACCGATCCCGCTCAGGTCGCCGGCACAGTGGACAAGGTCGCACAGCGGTTCGGCCGGATCGACGTGCTCGTCAACAGCGCCGGGATCAGCCCCGCGGCCAGGGTGGTGGCACGTGACGGAACCCTGTACCCGCTGGAGCGTTTCCGGCAGGGTGTCGAGGTCAACCTGCTCGGCGCGTTCGACGTACTGCGCAACGTCACCGGGGTGATGGCGCGCAACGAACCCGGCGAGGACGGCGAACGCGGGCTGGTGGTCAACATCGGCTCGATCGCCGCCTTCGAAGGCCAGGTCGGCCAGGCGTCGTACGCCGCGTCGAAGGGCGGCATCGTCGCGATGACCCTGCCGCTCGCACGGGATCTCGCGAGCCACGGTGTGCGCGTCATGTGCGTGTGCCCCGGCACCATCGACACACCGATGGTGCGCGCCGCGAGCGAGGAGATCCGCGACTACCTGCGTGACGCCAACGTGTTCCCGAAACGGCTCGGCAGGGCCGGTGACATCGCGAACGTGGTCCGGACCTGTATGGAGACGACCTACCTCAACGGCGACGTGATCCGCGTCGACGCCGCCGTGCGCATGGCGCCCCGTTGA